From a single Vitis vinifera cultivar Pinot Noir 40024 chromosome 18, ASM3070453v1 genomic region:
- the LOC100267801 gene encoding carbon catabolite repressor protein 4 homolog 1 isoform X1, which yields MGLQESESLTCKVNVTLPYTTPVVGLKFKPAVRVLGITSLPAPQHNKKFSWYREKITCSVHHLQLATIQCMSCVALDMPVRESYYCSKQCFLDLWPQHKARHCLAAESVSKASNDCYSLMGRLRSSGSWTDFGIDSIFVESETLVEREGKTWIKVGSSETYVPSMDDFGFCLMFESLAIDCSLGFPLSEIKSIMTDPVIIPPHPCPRHMIQIQHLKEPRNIVFESQSSNADTFSVLSYNILSDIYASRSAHVKCPGWALAWEYRRKNLLLEITGYDADIICLQEVQSDHLENYFKPKLTKRGYSVTYKKKALQVYTANQFISDGCATFFRHDRFKEITKYELEFDKTALSVVEGLEPGQRTEGQIRLMKGNIALVIILERVENGSSLGAFQPRICVANTHIYANPNLPDVKLCQVASLVNGLEKIAQSQIPILICGDMNSLPGSDPHKFLVTGRICPVSSKETADPLGIYNLLKLQHSIPLVSAYSSLLCSGRVKEDEKKKMNQETKEPVFTNLSGGNSSTLDYIFHTENNLEVEGLLELLNSETVGEALPSPLWSSDHIALMANFRFKQAFCWEPHSPPPQNPWHQAAPLS from the exons GTTTGCAAGAATCCGAAAGCCTCACATGTAAAGTGAATGTGACCCTTCCCTACACTACTCCGGTCGTCGGCCTCAAGTTCAAACCCGCGGTTCGAGTTTTGGGCATAACCTCCCTTCCAGCTCCCCAGCATAACAAAAAATTCAGTTG gtaccgggaaaagattaCTTGTTCTGTGCACCATCTTCAGCTTGCTACCATCCAGTGTATGTCTTGTGTGGCATTAGATATGCCTGTCAGAGAAAGTTACTATTGCTCTAAGCAGTGCTTCTTAGATTTATGGCCGCAACACAAGGCACGTCATTGTCTTGCTGCTGAAAGTGTCAGTAAGGCTTCAAATGATTGTTACAGTTTGATGGGAAGGCTGAGAAGTAGTGGCTCTTGGACTGACTTTGGAATTGACTCAATATTTGTTGAGAGTGAAACACTGGTGGAACGAGAAGGGAAAACATGGATTAAGGTGGGCTCATCAGAAACTTATGTGCCCTCAATGGATGATTTTGGCTTCTGTTTGATGTTTGAATCTTTAGCAATAGATTGTTCACTTGGATTTCCCTTGTCTGAAATAAAGAGCATCATGACTGATCCGGTAATCATTCCTCCCCACCCTTGCCCTCGTCATATGATCCAAATTCAACACCTGAAGGAACCTAGGAACATCGTTTTTGAGTCTCAATCTTCTAATGCTGATACTTTTAGTGTGCTATCCTATAACATCCTTTCCGACATTTATGCTAGTAGGAGTGCACACGTAAAATGTCCTGGATGGGCTCTTGCATGGGAGTATCGTCGGAAAAATTTGCTCCTTGAGATTACTGGATATGATGCAGATATCATCTGTCTCCAGGAG GTACAAAGTGATCATTTGGAGAATTACTTTAAACCCAAGCTAACAAAACGTGGCTACTCAGTTACTTACAAGAAAAAAGCCTTGCAG GTGTACACAGCTAATCAATTTATAAGTGATGGGTGTGCTACATTTTTCCGACACGACCGATTCaaagaaataacaaaatatgaG cTTGAGTTTGATAAAACAGCATTGTCAGTGGTTGAAGGATTGGAACCAGGCCAAAGGACTGAGGGCCAAATTCGTTTGATGAAG GGTAATATTGCACTTGTTATAATATTAGAAAGAGTGGAAAATGGCAGCTCTCTTGGTGCTTTTCAGCCTAGAATTTGTGTG GCAAACACTCATATATATGCCAACCCAAACCTTCCAGATGTAAAACTATGCCAG GTTGCAAGTCTTGTTAATGGACTAGAGAAAATTGCTCAATCACAAATTCCTATTTTAATTTGTGGGGATATGAACTCTCTTCCTGGAAG TGATCCTCATAAGTTTCTAGTCACTGGTAGAATTTGTCCTGTCAGTAGCAAGGAGACAGCTGATCCATTGGGTATATATAATCTTCTCAAGCTTCAACACTCGATTCCTCTG GTAAGTGCCTATTCATCTTTACTTTGTTCGGGGAGAGTGAAGGAAGatgaaaagaagaagatgaaccAGGAGACAAAAGAGCCTGTATTCACCAATCTTTCTGGAGGAAACTCATCAACTTTGGATTATATTTTTCACACAG AGAATAATTTGGAGGTTGAAGGTCTTTTGGAGCTTCTCAACTCCGAAACTGTAGGTGAAGCTCTTCCATCACCTTTATGGTCATCTGATCATATTGCCCTCATGGCAAATTTCAGATTTAAGCAAGCTTTCTGCTGGGAGCCGCACTCACCACCTCCTCAAAATCCATGGCACCAAGCTGCGCCTCTGTCATAG
- the LOC100267801 gene encoding carbon catabolite repressor protein 4 homolog 1 isoform X5: MSCVALDMPVRESYYCSKQCFLDLWPQHKARHCLAAESVSKASNDCYSLMGRLRSSGSWTDFGIDSIFVESETLVEREGKTWIKVGSSETYVPSMDDFGFCLMFESLAIDCSLGFPLSEIKSIMTDPVIIPPHPCPRHMIQIQHLKEPRNIVFESQSSNADTFSVLSYNILSDIYASRSAHVKCPGWALAWEYRRKNLLLEITGYDADIICLQEVQSDHLENYFKPKLTKRGYSVTYKKKALQVYTANQFISDGCATFFRHDRFKEITKYELEFDKTALSVVEGLEPGQRTEGQIRLMKGNIALVIILERVENGSSLGAFQPRICVANTHIYANPNLPDVKLCQVASLVNGLEKIAQSQIPILICGDMNSLPGSDPHKFLVTGRICPVSSKETADPLGIYNLLKLQHSIPLVSAYSSLLCSGRVKEDEKKKMNQETKEPVFTNLSGGNSSTLDYIFHTENNLEVEGLLELLNSETVGEALPSPLWSSDHIALMANFRFKQAFCWEPHSPPPQNPWHQAAPLS, from the exons ATGTCTTGTGTGGCATTAGATATGCCTGTCAGAGAAAGTTACTATTGCTCTAAGCAGTGCTTCTTAGATTTATGGCCGCAACACAAGGCACGTCATTGTCTTGCTGCTGAAAGTGTCAGTAAGGCTTCAAATGATTGTTACAGTTTGATGGGAAGGCTGAGAAGTAGTGGCTCTTGGACTGACTTTGGAATTGACTCAATATTTGTTGAGAGTGAAACACTGGTGGAACGAGAAGGGAAAACATGGATTAAGGTGGGCTCATCAGAAACTTATGTGCCCTCAATGGATGATTTTGGCTTCTGTTTGATGTTTGAATCTTTAGCAATAGATTGTTCACTTGGATTTCCCTTGTCTGAAATAAAGAGCATCATGACTGATCCGGTAATCATTCCTCCCCACCCTTGCCCTCGTCATATGATCCAAATTCAACACCTGAAGGAACCTAGGAACATCGTTTTTGAGTCTCAATCTTCTAATGCTGATACTTTTAGTGTGCTATCCTATAACATCCTTTCCGACATTTATGCTAGTAGGAGTGCACACGTAAAATGTCCTGGATGGGCTCTTGCATGGGAGTATCGTCGGAAAAATTTGCTCCTTGAGATTACTGGATATGATGCAGATATCATCTGTCTCCAGGAG GTACAAAGTGATCATTTGGAGAATTACTTTAAACCCAAGCTAACAAAACGTGGCTACTCAGTTACTTACAAGAAAAAAGCCTTGCAG GTGTACACAGCTAATCAATTTATAAGTGATGGGTGTGCTACATTTTTCCGACACGACCGATTCaaagaaataacaaaatatgaG cTTGAGTTTGATAAAACAGCATTGTCAGTGGTTGAAGGATTGGAACCAGGCCAAAGGACTGAGGGCCAAATTCGTTTGATGAAG GGTAATATTGCACTTGTTATAATATTAGAAAGAGTGGAAAATGGCAGCTCTCTTGGTGCTTTTCAGCCTAGAATTTGTGTG GCAAACACTCATATATATGCCAACCCAAACCTTCCAGATGTAAAACTATGCCAG GTTGCAAGTCTTGTTAATGGACTAGAGAAAATTGCTCAATCACAAATTCCTATTTTAATTTGTGGGGATATGAACTCTCTTCCTGGAAG TGATCCTCATAAGTTTCTAGTCACTGGTAGAATTTGTCCTGTCAGTAGCAAGGAGACAGCTGATCCATTGGGTATATATAATCTTCTCAAGCTTCAACACTCGATTCCTCTG GTAAGTGCCTATTCATCTTTACTTTGTTCGGGGAGAGTGAAGGAAGatgaaaagaagaagatgaaccAGGAGACAAAAGAGCCTGTATTCACCAATCTTTCTGGAGGAAACTCATCAACTTTGGATTATATTTTTCACACAG AGAATAATTTGGAGGTTGAAGGTCTTTTGGAGCTTCTCAACTCCGAAACTGTAGGTGAAGCTCTTCCATCACCTTTATGGTCATCTGATCATATTGCCCTCATGGCAAATTTCAGATTTAAGCAAGCTTTCTGCTGGGAGCCGCACTCACCACCTCCTCAAAATCCATGGCACCAAGCTGCGCCTCTGTCATAG
- the LOC100267801 gene encoding carbon catabolite repressor protein 4 homolog 1 isoform X3, whose protein sequence is MGLQESESLTCKVNVTLPYTTPVVGLKFKPAVRVLGITSLPAPQHNKKFSWYREKITCSVHHLQLATIQCMSCVALDMPVRESYYCSKQCFLDLWPQHKARHCLAAESVSKASNDCYSLMGRLRSSGSWTDFGIDSIFVESETLVEREGKTWIKVGSSETYVPSMDDFGFCLMFESLAIDCSLGFPLSEIKSIMTDPVIIPPHPCPRHMIQIQHLKEPRNIVFESQSSNADTFSVLSYNILSDIYASRSAHVKCPGWALAWEYRRKNLLLEITGYDADIICLQEVQSDHLENYFKPKLTKRGYSVTYKKKALQVYTANQFISDGCATFFRHDRFKEITKYELEFDKTALSVVEGLEPGQRTEGQIRLMKGNIALVIILERVENGSSLGAFQPRICVANTHIYANPNLPDVKLCQVASLVNGLEKIAQSQIPILICGDMNSLPGSDPHKFLVTGRICPVSSKETADPLGIYNLLKLQHSIPLVSAYSSLLCSGRVKEDEKKKMNQETKEPVFTNLSGGNSSTLDYIFHTGIPDIYLSCCRGSSFSPIRIHSMYDFAAKFALPHTNCIVSI, encoded by the exons GTTTGCAAGAATCCGAAAGCCTCACATGTAAAGTGAATGTGACCCTTCCCTACACTACTCCGGTCGTCGGCCTCAAGTTCAAACCCGCGGTTCGAGTTTTGGGCATAACCTCCCTTCCAGCTCCCCAGCATAACAAAAAATTCAGTTG gtaccgggaaaagattaCTTGTTCTGTGCACCATCTTCAGCTTGCTACCATCCAGTGTATGTCTTGTGTGGCATTAGATATGCCTGTCAGAGAAAGTTACTATTGCTCTAAGCAGTGCTTCTTAGATTTATGGCCGCAACACAAGGCACGTCATTGTCTTGCTGCTGAAAGTGTCAGTAAGGCTTCAAATGATTGTTACAGTTTGATGGGAAGGCTGAGAAGTAGTGGCTCTTGGACTGACTTTGGAATTGACTCAATATTTGTTGAGAGTGAAACACTGGTGGAACGAGAAGGGAAAACATGGATTAAGGTGGGCTCATCAGAAACTTATGTGCCCTCAATGGATGATTTTGGCTTCTGTTTGATGTTTGAATCTTTAGCAATAGATTGTTCACTTGGATTTCCCTTGTCTGAAATAAAGAGCATCATGACTGATCCGGTAATCATTCCTCCCCACCCTTGCCCTCGTCATATGATCCAAATTCAACACCTGAAGGAACCTAGGAACATCGTTTTTGAGTCTCAATCTTCTAATGCTGATACTTTTAGTGTGCTATCCTATAACATCCTTTCCGACATTTATGCTAGTAGGAGTGCACACGTAAAATGTCCTGGATGGGCTCTTGCATGGGAGTATCGTCGGAAAAATTTGCTCCTTGAGATTACTGGATATGATGCAGATATCATCTGTCTCCAGGAG GTACAAAGTGATCATTTGGAGAATTACTTTAAACCCAAGCTAACAAAACGTGGCTACTCAGTTACTTACAAGAAAAAAGCCTTGCAG GTGTACACAGCTAATCAATTTATAAGTGATGGGTGTGCTACATTTTTCCGACACGACCGATTCaaagaaataacaaaatatgaG cTTGAGTTTGATAAAACAGCATTGTCAGTGGTTGAAGGATTGGAACCAGGCCAAAGGACTGAGGGCCAAATTCGTTTGATGAAG GGTAATATTGCACTTGTTATAATATTAGAAAGAGTGGAAAATGGCAGCTCTCTTGGTGCTTTTCAGCCTAGAATTTGTGTG GCAAACACTCATATATATGCCAACCCAAACCTTCCAGATGTAAAACTATGCCAG GTTGCAAGTCTTGTTAATGGACTAGAGAAAATTGCTCAATCACAAATTCCTATTTTAATTTGTGGGGATATGAACTCTCTTCCTGGAAG TGATCCTCATAAGTTTCTAGTCACTGGTAGAATTTGTCCTGTCAGTAGCAAGGAGACAGCTGATCCATTGGGTATATATAATCTTCTCAAGCTTCAACACTCGATTCCTCTG GTAAGTGCCTATTCATCTTTACTTTGTTCGGGGAGAGTGAAGGAAGatgaaaagaagaagatgaaccAGGAGACAAAAGAGCCTGTATTCACCAATCTTTCTGGAGGAAACTCATCAACTTTGGATTATATTTTTCACACAGGTATTCCAGATATTTATCTGAGCTGTTGCCGTGGATCAAGTTTTTCACCTATCAGAATACATTCAATGTATGATTTTGCTGCTAAGTTTGCATTGCCTCACACAAACTGTATAGTGTCTATCTG A
- the LOC100267801 gene encoding carbon catabolite repressor protein 4 homolog 1 isoform X4, with translation MGLQESESLTCKVNVTLPYTTPVVGLKFKPAVRVLGITSLPAPQHNKKFSWYREKITCSVHHLQLATIQCMSCVALDMPVRESYYCSKQCFLDLWPQHKARHCLAAESVSKASNDCYSLMGRLRSSGSWTDFGIDSIFVESETLVEREGKTWIKVGSSETYVPSMDDFGFCLMFESLAIDCSLGFPLSEIKSIMTDPVIIPPHPCPRHMIQIQHLKEPRNIVFESQSSNADTFSVLSYNILSDIYASRSAHVKCPGWALAWEYRRKNLLLEITGYDADIICLQEVQSDHLENYFKPKLTKRGYSVTYKKKALQVYTANQFISDGCATFFRHDRFKEITKYELEFDKTALSVVEGLEPGQRTEGQIRLMKGNIALVIILERVENGSSLGAFQPRICVANTHIYANPNLPDVKLCQVASLVNGLEKIAQSQIPILICGDMNSLPGSDPHKFLVTGRICPVSSKETADPLGIYNLLKLQHSIPLVSAYSSLLCSGRVKEDEKKKMNQETKEPVFTNLSGGNSSTLDYIFHTGNLTPLWIYIEGDLMVGQILF, from the exons GTTTGCAAGAATCCGAAAGCCTCACATGTAAAGTGAATGTGACCCTTCCCTACACTACTCCGGTCGTCGGCCTCAAGTTCAAACCCGCGGTTCGAGTTTTGGGCATAACCTCCCTTCCAGCTCCCCAGCATAACAAAAAATTCAGTTG gtaccgggaaaagattaCTTGTTCTGTGCACCATCTTCAGCTTGCTACCATCCAGTGTATGTCTTGTGTGGCATTAGATATGCCTGTCAGAGAAAGTTACTATTGCTCTAAGCAGTGCTTCTTAGATTTATGGCCGCAACACAAGGCACGTCATTGTCTTGCTGCTGAAAGTGTCAGTAAGGCTTCAAATGATTGTTACAGTTTGATGGGAAGGCTGAGAAGTAGTGGCTCTTGGACTGACTTTGGAATTGACTCAATATTTGTTGAGAGTGAAACACTGGTGGAACGAGAAGGGAAAACATGGATTAAGGTGGGCTCATCAGAAACTTATGTGCCCTCAATGGATGATTTTGGCTTCTGTTTGATGTTTGAATCTTTAGCAATAGATTGTTCACTTGGATTTCCCTTGTCTGAAATAAAGAGCATCATGACTGATCCGGTAATCATTCCTCCCCACCCTTGCCCTCGTCATATGATCCAAATTCAACACCTGAAGGAACCTAGGAACATCGTTTTTGAGTCTCAATCTTCTAATGCTGATACTTTTAGTGTGCTATCCTATAACATCCTTTCCGACATTTATGCTAGTAGGAGTGCACACGTAAAATGTCCTGGATGGGCTCTTGCATGGGAGTATCGTCGGAAAAATTTGCTCCTTGAGATTACTGGATATGATGCAGATATCATCTGTCTCCAGGAG GTACAAAGTGATCATTTGGAGAATTACTTTAAACCCAAGCTAACAAAACGTGGCTACTCAGTTACTTACAAGAAAAAAGCCTTGCAG GTGTACACAGCTAATCAATTTATAAGTGATGGGTGTGCTACATTTTTCCGACACGACCGATTCaaagaaataacaaaatatgaG cTTGAGTTTGATAAAACAGCATTGTCAGTGGTTGAAGGATTGGAACCAGGCCAAAGGACTGAGGGCCAAATTCGTTTGATGAAG GGTAATATTGCACTTGTTATAATATTAGAAAGAGTGGAAAATGGCAGCTCTCTTGGTGCTTTTCAGCCTAGAATTTGTGTG GCAAACACTCATATATATGCCAACCCAAACCTTCCAGATGTAAAACTATGCCAG GTTGCAAGTCTTGTTAATGGACTAGAGAAAATTGCTCAATCACAAATTCCTATTTTAATTTGTGGGGATATGAACTCTCTTCCTGGAAG TGATCCTCATAAGTTTCTAGTCACTGGTAGAATTTGTCCTGTCAGTAGCAAGGAGACAGCTGATCCATTGGGTATATATAATCTTCTCAAGCTTCAACACTCGATTCCTCTG GTAAGTGCCTATTCATCTTTACTTTGTTCGGGGAGAGTGAAGGAAGatgaaaagaagaagatgaaccAGGAGACAAAAGAGCCTGTATTCACCAATCTTTCTGGAGGAAACTCATCAACTTTGGATTATATTTTTCACACAG GAAACCTGACACCTCTCTGGATTTATATAGAAGGTGATTTAATGGTTGGCCAAATATTATTTTAG
- the LOC100267801 gene encoding carbon catabolite repressor protein 4 homolog 1 isoform X2, with protein sequence MGLQESESLTCKVNVTLPYTTPVVGLKFKPAVRVLGITSLPAPQHNKKFSWYREKITCSVHHLQLATIQCMSCVALDMPVRESYYCSKQCFLDLWPQHKARHCLAAESVSKASNDCYSLMGRLRSSGSWTDFGIDSIFVESETLVEREGKTWIKVGSSETYVPSMDDFGFCLMFESLAIDCSLGFPLSEIKSIMTDPVIIPPHPCPRHMIQIQHLKEPRNIVFESQSSNADTFSVLSYNILSDIYASRSAHVKCPGWALAWEYRRKNLLLEITGYDADIICLQEVQSDHLENYFKPKLTKRGYSVTYKKKALQVYTANQFISDGCATFFRHDRFKEITKYELEFDKTALSVVEGLEPGQRTEGQIRLMKGNIALVIILERVENGSSLGAFQPRICVANTHIYANPNLPDVKLCQVASLVNGLEKIAQSQIPILICGDMNSLPGSDPHKFLVTGRICPVSSKETADPLGIYNLLKLQHSIPLVSAYSSLLCSGRVKEDEKKKMNQETKEPVFTNLSGGNSSTLDYIFHTGIPDIYLSCCRGSSFSPIRIHSMYDFAAKFALPHTNCIVSIWKPDTSLDLYRR encoded by the exons GTTTGCAAGAATCCGAAAGCCTCACATGTAAAGTGAATGTGACCCTTCCCTACACTACTCCGGTCGTCGGCCTCAAGTTCAAACCCGCGGTTCGAGTTTTGGGCATAACCTCCCTTCCAGCTCCCCAGCATAACAAAAAATTCAGTTG gtaccgggaaaagattaCTTGTTCTGTGCACCATCTTCAGCTTGCTACCATCCAGTGTATGTCTTGTGTGGCATTAGATATGCCTGTCAGAGAAAGTTACTATTGCTCTAAGCAGTGCTTCTTAGATTTATGGCCGCAACACAAGGCACGTCATTGTCTTGCTGCTGAAAGTGTCAGTAAGGCTTCAAATGATTGTTACAGTTTGATGGGAAGGCTGAGAAGTAGTGGCTCTTGGACTGACTTTGGAATTGACTCAATATTTGTTGAGAGTGAAACACTGGTGGAACGAGAAGGGAAAACATGGATTAAGGTGGGCTCATCAGAAACTTATGTGCCCTCAATGGATGATTTTGGCTTCTGTTTGATGTTTGAATCTTTAGCAATAGATTGTTCACTTGGATTTCCCTTGTCTGAAATAAAGAGCATCATGACTGATCCGGTAATCATTCCTCCCCACCCTTGCCCTCGTCATATGATCCAAATTCAACACCTGAAGGAACCTAGGAACATCGTTTTTGAGTCTCAATCTTCTAATGCTGATACTTTTAGTGTGCTATCCTATAACATCCTTTCCGACATTTATGCTAGTAGGAGTGCACACGTAAAATGTCCTGGATGGGCTCTTGCATGGGAGTATCGTCGGAAAAATTTGCTCCTTGAGATTACTGGATATGATGCAGATATCATCTGTCTCCAGGAG GTACAAAGTGATCATTTGGAGAATTACTTTAAACCCAAGCTAACAAAACGTGGCTACTCAGTTACTTACAAGAAAAAAGCCTTGCAG GTGTACACAGCTAATCAATTTATAAGTGATGGGTGTGCTACATTTTTCCGACACGACCGATTCaaagaaataacaaaatatgaG cTTGAGTTTGATAAAACAGCATTGTCAGTGGTTGAAGGATTGGAACCAGGCCAAAGGACTGAGGGCCAAATTCGTTTGATGAAG GGTAATATTGCACTTGTTATAATATTAGAAAGAGTGGAAAATGGCAGCTCTCTTGGTGCTTTTCAGCCTAGAATTTGTGTG GCAAACACTCATATATATGCCAACCCAAACCTTCCAGATGTAAAACTATGCCAG GTTGCAAGTCTTGTTAATGGACTAGAGAAAATTGCTCAATCACAAATTCCTATTTTAATTTGTGGGGATATGAACTCTCTTCCTGGAAG TGATCCTCATAAGTTTCTAGTCACTGGTAGAATTTGTCCTGTCAGTAGCAAGGAGACAGCTGATCCATTGGGTATATATAATCTTCTCAAGCTTCAACACTCGATTCCTCTG GTAAGTGCCTATTCATCTTTACTTTGTTCGGGGAGAGTGAAGGAAGatgaaaagaagaagatgaaccAGGAGACAAAAGAGCCTGTATTCACCAATCTTTCTGGAGGAAACTCATCAACTTTGGATTATATTTTTCACACAGGTATTCCAGATATTTATCTGAGCTGTTGCCGTGGATCAAGTTTTTCACCTATCAGAATACATTCAATGTATGATTTTGCTGCTAAGTTTGCATTGCCTCACACAAACTGTATAGTGTCTATCTG GAAACCTGACACCTCTCTGGATTTATATAGAAGGTGA
- the LOC100267801 gene encoding carbon catabolite repressor protein 4 homolog 1 isoform X6, with amino-acid sequence MGLQESESLTCKVNVTLPYTTPVVGLKFKPAVRVLGITSLPAPQHNKKFSWYREKITCSVHHLQLATIQCMSCVALDMPVRESYYCSKQCFLDLWPQHKARHCLAAESVSKASNDCYSLMGRLRSSGSWTDFGIDSIFVESETLVEREGKTWIKVGSSETYVPSMDDFGFCLMFESLAIDCSLGFPLSEIKSIMTDPVIIPPHPCPRHMIQIQHLKEPRNIVFESQSSNADTFSVLSYNILSDIYASRSAHVKCPGWALAWEYRRKNLLLEITGYDADIICLQEVQSDHLENYFKPKLTKRGYSVTYKKKALQVYTANQFISDGCATFFRHDRFKEITKYELEFDKTALSVVEGLEPGQRTEGQIRLMKGNIALVIILERVENGSSLGAFQPRICVANTHIYANPNLPDVKLCQVASLVNGLEKIAQSQIPILICGDMNSLPGSDPHKFLVTGRICPVSSKETADPLGIYNLLKLQHSIPLVFQIFI; translated from the exons GTTTGCAAGAATCCGAAAGCCTCACATGTAAAGTGAATGTGACCCTTCCCTACACTACTCCGGTCGTCGGCCTCAAGTTCAAACCCGCGGTTCGAGTTTTGGGCATAACCTCCCTTCCAGCTCCCCAGCATAACAAAAAATTCAGTTG gtaccgggaaaagattaCTTGTTCTGTGCACCATCTTCAGCTTGCTACCATCCAGTGTATGTCTTGTGTGGCATTAGATATGCCTGTCAGAGAAAGTTACTATTGCTCTAAGCAGTGCTTCTTAGATTTATGGCCGCAACACAAGGCACGTCATTGTCTTGCTGCTGAAAGTGTCAGTAAGGCTTCAAATGATTGTTACAGTTTGATGGGAAGGCTGAGAAGTAGTGGCTCTTGGACTGACTTTGGAATTGACTCAATATTTGTTGAGAGTGAAACACTGGTGGAACGAGAAGGGAAAACATGGATTAAGGTGGGCTCATCAGAAACTTATGTGCCCTCAATGGATGATTTTGGCTTCTGTTTGATGTTTGAATCTTTAGCAATAGATTGTTCACTTGGATTTCCCTTGTCTGAAATAAAGAGCATCATGACTGATCCGGTAATCATTCCTCCCCACCCTTGCCCTCGTCATATGATCCAAATTCAACACCTGAAGGAACCTAGGAACATCGTTTTTGAGTCTCAATCTTCTAATGCTGATACTTTTAGTGTGCTATCCTATAACATCCTTTCCGACATTTATGCTAGTAGGAGTGCACACGTAAAATGTCCTGGATGGGCTCTTGCATGGGAGTATCGTCGGAAAAATTTGCTCCTTGAGATTACTGGATATGATGCAGATATCATCTGTCTCCAGGAG GTACAAAGTGATCATTTGGAGAATTACTTTAAACCCAAGCTAACAAAACGTGGCTACTCAGTTACTTACAAGAAAAAAGCCTTGCAG GTGTACACAGCTAATCAATTTATAAGTGATGGGTGTGCTACATTTTTCCGACACGACCGATTCaaagaaataacaaaatatgaG cTTGAGTTTGATAAAACAGCATTGTCAGTGGTTGAAGGATTGGAACCAGGCCAAAGGACTGAGGGCCAAATTCGTTTGATGAAG GGTAATATTGCACTTGTTATAATATTAGAAAGAGTGGAAAATGGCAGCTCTCTTGGTGCTTTTCAGCCTAGAATTTGTGTG GCAAACACTCATATATATGCCAACCCAAACCTTCCAGATGTAAAACTATGCCAG GTTGCAAGTCTTGTTAATGGACTAGAGAAAATTGCTCAATCACAAATTCCTATTTTAATTTGTGGGGATATGAACTCTCTTCCTGGAAG TGATCCTCATAAGTTTCTAGTCACTGGTAGAATTTGTCCTGTCAGTAGCAAGGAGACAGCTGATCCATTGGGTATATATAATCTTCTCAAGCTTCAACACTCGATTCCTCTG GTATTCCAGATATTTATCTGA